From the Oncorhynchus nerka isolate Pitt River unplaced genomic scaffold, Oner_Uvic_2.0 unplaced_scaffold_5227, whole genome shotgun sequence genome, the window AAATATCACAGACTGACAAATCTGCATATCCCAcagaaaaataacatttaaaaatttGGTAAAATAGAGAAAATTACGTGTGTTCGTGAGGGAAGGATTCAGTCCATGACTGACAGGGAATCTTGGCCTTGGTTACCGCCCTCCTGCCTTTGTAGTTCACCCCGGAACCGATGATACACTCCCTCACATAATCTAAAAATGCCaagacgagagagaaagacagagacacaaacaATAATGTCAGAGTTAGCAAAACACTGTCATTATTTGCATGGAAGATATAGCTCCCTAAAGTTAATTAAATGTCACTTTGGGGCGTTTCGTCAATTCTCAAGCGCGAGACTCCACAGCTTAAACAATCCCTTGGGTCCAAACTGTAAACAGCGGCCATGTTGTTTATGCTCTGGTTGGTTcactgcatgtttgtgtgtgcacaTCTCTGGCCACTGGAGTTACATAACTAGAGCGGGAAGGCAGTTGTTGTGTCAACAGACATCGAGAGCTCTTAAACCTTAGAAAGTCAAGCTCGAAGGATCCGTCACACCACAAGAACCATCACTCTAGACAAACAACATATCTGCATTGCTATAAACGTCTATAAACTTTCCACTGACATTTCAGAACATTtcggagaaaagagagagagtgtataaTGCCATGTTTGAGGCAGATTTCGCTAAGTCAACATTAACGGTTATCCAGCGTTTTTTCCAAGACAACATTTTACGAGGCTTTGGAGGGGGAAAAGCGACAGTGTAAGGCTAAAATGTCATGTTTGAGCTAAAGTCAACAGTTATATTTACCTTTTTTCTCATAAAGGTCAAAGTTCACCCTGTGTTCCCTGTGAGCACTGTCCATGAAGCGGTCAAAGGGAAGCAAGTGGCATTTCCTGTTTTGATGGTCAAAGTAGAATGCCCTGAAAGAACAGACAGGAAGTAGTTGAGAGATGAGCACTGGGTGATAATAAATATGAAGGCTGTATGAAGGGAGCAGGGGGAAAGAGGGAAAATGTAggtcactggagagagagaaagatggagaaacagtgagtgagtgagtgagtgagtgcgagagagagagagagagagagagagagagagagagagagagaaacgtgtGTGAAACAGTTGTGAATTTTGCATGCATCTGTCTCTATGACCATCTTTTTTGTTTGTGTGAGATGCACCTGCAGGTGAAGGTTTTCTTGTTCTTGCTGCACTTGCGAGCACAGTGCTCCAGCGAGCGGCTGTTCTTAACCATGGAGGGCTGGGGGCAATCTGGACACAGCAGCCTGGTGTCCTCACTCTTCTGGTACTGCTGTAAcaactgcttcctgcactctgagacaggacagagatgatacttctgtaacgactgcttcctgcactctaagacaggacagagatgatacttctgtaacgactgattcctgcactctgagacaggacagagatgatacttctgtaacgactgcttcctgaactctgagacaggacggagatgatacttctgtaacaactgcttcctgcactctgacacaggacagagatgatacttctgtaacgactgcttcctgcactctgagacaggacagagatgatacttctgtaacaactgcttcctgcactctgacacaggacagagatgatacttctgtaacgactgcttcctgcactctgagacaggacagagatgatacttctgtaacgactgcttcctgcactctgagacaggacagagatgatacttctgtaacgactgcttcctgcactctgagacaggacagagatgatacttctgtaacgacagcttcctgcactctgatacaggacagagatgatacttctgtaacgacagcttcctgcactctgagacaggacagagatgataattctgtaacgactgcttcctgcactctgagacaggacagagatgatacttctgtaacgactgcttcctgcactctgagacaggacagagatgatacttctgtatGACTGCTTcttgcactctgagacaggacagagatgatacttctgtaacgactgcttccttcactctgatacaggacagagacgttacttctgtaacgactgcttcctgcatgctgagacaggacagagatgatacttctgtaacgactgcttcctgcactctgagacaggacagagatgatacttctgtaatGACTGCTTCCTgcacactgagacaggacagagatgatacttctgtaacgactgcttcctgcactctgagacaggacagagatgatacttctgtaacgactgcttcctgcactctgagacaggacagagatgatacttctgtaacgtcttcttcctgcactctgagacaggacagagatgatacttctgtaacgactgcttcctgcactctgagacaggacagagatgatacttctgtaacgacagcttcctgcactctgagacaggacagagattatacttctgtaacgactgcttcctgcactctgagacaggacagagatgatacttctgtaacgacagcttcctgcactctgagacaggacagagattatacttctgtaacgactgcttcctgcactctgagacaggacagagatgatacttctgtaacgactgcttcctgcactctgatacaggacagagattatacttctgtaacgactgcttcctgcactctgagacaggacggagatgatacttctgtaacgactgcttcctgcactctgatacaggacagagatgatactgctgtaacgactgcttcctgcactctgagacaggacagagatgatacttctgtaacgactgcttcctgcgctctaagacaggacagagatgatacttctgtatgactgcttcctgcactctgatacaggacagaaatgatacttctgtaacgactgcttcctgccctctgatacaggacagagatgatacttctgtaacgactgcttcctgcactctgagacaggacagagatgatacttctgtaatGACTGCTTCCTGCAcgctgagacaggacagagatgatacttctgtaacgactgcttcctgcactttgacacaggacagagatgatac encodes:
- the LOC135566389 gene encoding hepatocyte growth factor-like is translated as CRKQLLQQYQKSEDTRLLCPDCPQPSMVKNSRSLEHCARKCSKNKKTFTCRAFYFDHQNRKCHLLPFDRFMDSAHREHRVNFDLYEKKDYVRECIIGSGVNYKGRRAVTKAKIPCQSWTESFPHEHT